From a region of the Mycosarcoma maydis chromosome 7, whole genome shotgun sequence genome:
- a CDS encoding uncharacterized protein (related to beta-1,3-glucan binding protein) — MLRRPTGASEFRSTRIPPAQIVEESIKKGKKEDNGNLYWTQSHAGRRSRKHGCLVLMIGIIAGLLLGTLRVGLELFSYFKEQGKYCLVLEDHFDGPLNTSLWVPEVSVGGNGNGEFQWTTDSPKNAYTEDGMLYIVPTLTADAIGEANVYDGYTVNLTADGTCTTNEVKWTKIDKKVPMQVAINSTHTNCIARSNATLGTVIPPIQSARLTTKGTAAIRYGRVEVRARMPTGDWLWPAVWMMPRDSVYGEWPRSGEIDIFENDGNQPKSRYDVHSNAMRSTLHFGIDAAHNLQSHWRGIRLLWRKYFNEEFHTFGLEWDEHGIWTWENTRNYRVLNKKFHNFAIDRQPIQRDDKGAIIPPPNPWLTANNKAAPFDQYFYLIMNVAVGGTGGYFTNGPWSNSDPNAQRAFIEAKDKTWGPTWPNDPKRRGMAVDYVKMWQRCG, encoded by the exons ATGTTGCGACGACCAACCGGTGCATCCGAATTTCGCAGTACACGCATCCCTCCAGCGCAAATCGTCGAGGAGAGCATCAAGAAAGGCAAAAAAGAGGACAATGGCAATCTCTACTGGACACAAAGCCACGCAGGACGACGGTCGCGCAAGCATGGCTGTCTGGTGCTGATGATCGGGATCATCGCTGGCCTGTTGCTGGGCACTTTGCGAGTCGGGTTGGAGCTGTTCAGCTACTTCAAAGAACAAGGCAAATACTGTCTTGTACTGGAGGATCACTTCGATGGCCCGCTCAACACGTCGCTCTGGGTTCCAGAAGTGTCGGTGGGCGGAAATGGCAACGGCGAGTTCCAATGGACCACAGACTCGCCAAAAAACGCGTATACCGAGGACGGCATGCTTTACATTGTGCCCACGCTCACTGCCGACGCTATCGGAGAAGCCAACGTGTACGACGGCTATACTGTCAACTTGACCGCCGACGGCACCTGTACAACCAACGAGGTCAAGTGGACCAAGATAGACAAAAAGGTCCCTATGCAGGTGGCTATCAACAGCACACACACCAACTGTATTGCACGCAGCAACGCAACCCTGGGCACTGTAATCCCTCCGATCCAGAGTGCGCGCTTGACAACAAAAGGAACTGCTGCTATCCGCTATGGTCGTGTCGAAGTGCGAGCGCGCATGCCCACTGGTGACTGGCTCTGGCCGGCAGTTTGGATGATGCCTCGTGACAGTGTCTACGGTGAATGGCCGCGATCTGGTGAAATCGACATTTTCGAAAACGACGGAAACCAGCCAAAGTCACGATATGATGTGCACAGCAACGCAA TGCGCAGTACACTACATTtcggcatcgatgctgctcacAATCTACAGAGCCACTGGAGGGGGATTCGCCTCCTCTGGCGAAAGTACTTCAACGAAGAGTTCCACACATTCGGGCTCGAGTGGGACGAGCACGGCATCTGGACATGGGAAAACACACGCAACTATAGAGTCCTCAATAAGAAGTTCCACAATTTTGCCATTGATCGCCAGCCCATCCAGCGCGATGACAAAGGCGCCATCATCCCGCCGCCGAATCCGTGGCTGACGGCGAACAACAAGGCTGCCCCCTTCGATCAGT ACTTCTACCTGATCATGAATGTTGCCGTCGGTGGTACGGGTGGCTACTTTACCAACGGTCCCTGGTCCAATTCGGACCCTAATGCTCAGCGTGCCTTTATCGAAGCCAAAGACAAAACCTGGGGACCTACTTGGCCGAATGATCCCAAAAGGCGTGGTATGGCTGTAGATTACGTCAAGATGTGGCAGCGTTGTGGTTAG